A region of Streptomyces sp. NBC_01264 DNA encodes the following proteins:
- a CDS encoding DUF692 domain-containing protein has protein sequence MKPMAHLGVGIGWRPEIAAAVEGLPGLDWVEVVAENICPGHLPESLLRLLERGVRVVPHGVSLGIGGADRPDPAKLAALGERAVALGAPLVTEHIAFVRTSSVAPGPVLEAGHLLPVARTRDALDVLCENVRIAQDALPVPLALENIAALVSWPGEELTEAQFLTELVERTGVRLLIDVANLHTNRVNRGEDPVAVLDGIPLEALAYVHVAGGVERGGVWHDTHAHPVPGVVLDVLAELRSRVDPPGVLLERDDDFPPEAELAGELAAIRGVLGGPAGAVPYPPFHRSPGSARTRASNAGEAGSGSDPAPDADGAGSGVGLDSARTRVGIGQAALLSALVAGTPVPEGFDRQRVRVQARALAAKRAGIVAGVAPELTGILGGEDAYREAFLGYARHRPMTGGYRRDAMDFAEHLLVRDLPADPAARRRLTLWWRDRAGARPPGRAVRWARALVGRAA, from the coding sequence ATGAAGCCCATGGCACACCTGGGGGTGGGCATCGGCTGGCGGCCGGAGATCGCGGCGGCGGTGGAAGGCCTGCCGGGTCTGGACTGGGTCGAGGTCGTGGCGGAGAACATCTGCCCCGGCCACCTGCCGGAGTCCCTGCTGCGGCTGCTCGAACGCGGGGTCCGCGTGGTGCCGCACGGAGTCTCGCTGGGCATCGGCGGCGCCGACCGCCCGGACCCGGCGAAGCTGGCCGCGCTCGGGGAGCGGGCGGTGGCGCTGGGGGCTCCGCTGGTCACCGAGCACATCGCCTTCGTACGGACCTCCTCGGTGGCGCCGGGACCGGTGCTCGAAGCCGGGCACCTGCTGCCCGTGGCACGGACCCGGGACGCGCTGGACGTGCTCTGCGAGAACGTGCGGATCGCGCAGGACGCGCTGCCGGTGCCGCTCGCGCTGGAGAACATCGCGGCGCTGGTGTCGTGGCCCGGGGAGGAGCTCACCGAGGCGCAGTTCCTGACCGAGCTCGTGGAGCGGACCGGGGTGCGGCTGCTGATCGACGTGGCCAACCTGCACACCAACCGGGTCAACCGGGGGGAGGACCCGGTCGCCGTGCTGGACGGGATCCCGCTGGAGGCGCTGGCGTACGTGCACGTTGCCGGGGGTGTGGAGCGGGGTGGGGTGTGGCACGACACGCATGCGCATCCCGTGCCGGGTGTGGTGCTGGATGTGCTGGCGGAGCTCCGCTCCCGGGTGGACCCGCCGGGTGTGCTGCTGGAGCGGGACGACGACTTTCCGCCGGAGGCGGAGCTGGCGGGTGAGCTGGCCGCGATCCGCGGGGTGCTGGGCGGCCCTGCGGGGGCTGTCCCCTACCCTCCCTTCCACCGTTCCCCGGGCTCCGCCCGGACCCGCGCCTCAAACGCCGGCGAGGCTGGATCGGGCTCCGACCCGGCCCCGGACGCCGACGGAGCCGGGAGCGGAGTCGGGCTCGACTCCGCGCGGACGCGGGTCGGGATCGGGCAGGCCGCGCTGTTGTCGGCGCTGGTTGCCGGGACTCCCGTGCCCGAGGGGTTCGACCGGCAGCGGGTGCGCGTGCAAGCGCGGGCGCTCGCGGCCAAGCGGGCCGGGATCGTGGCCGGGGTGGCGCCCGAGCTGACCGGGATCCTGGGCGGGGAGGACGCGTACCGGGAGGCCTTCCTCGGGTACGCCCGGCACCGGCCCATGACCGGCGGGTACCGGCGCGACGCGATGGACTTCGCCGAGCACCTGCTCGTCCGGGACCTGCCCGCCGACCCCGCCGCGCGGCGCCGGCTCACGCTCTGGTGGCGGGACCGGGCCGGGGCACGGCCACCGGGCCGGGCCGTCCGCTGGGCCCGCGCCCTCGTGGGGAGGGCGGCGTGA
- a CDS encoding TIGR04222 domain-containing membrane protein yields MNFFDFLAVAVWIGVIASSVQLLRGLRRSRPATLGPAPRLHDLSEAAFMAGGPGAVVDAALVSLLCDGRMLVGGPGIVQVRPGVRGGDPAQRAVLQACQGAPSGWLYQIRYAAMRDPAVQETGDALAARGLIATPGGRHRWLRHGVVQAVVCGVLLVLSLPLSFVAFALQDGPVSFPVPFIVEVLPVLLGGIVVGTVGASRARQRITPAGAEALRAIRAYYGADQSPYVQTSLFGLRGLRDPYLREQLVPAARGTRLAAAQSRTRSGGSGSDWESGAAVLPVVWCAGSDGGGSGGSSCGSSGGSGCSSGSGCGSSGSGCGGGGSSGSSCSGGSGGSSCSSGSSGSSCSSSSGSSCGSSS; encoded by the coding sequence GTGAACTTCTTCGACTTCCTCGCCGTGGCCGTCTGGATCGGTGTCATCGCCTCCAGCGTCCAGCTCCTGCGCGGCCTGCGGCGGTCGCGGCCGGCCACCCTCGGCCCCGCCCCGCGCCTGCACGACCTGTCCGAGGCCGCGTTCATGGCCGGCGGGCCCGGCGCGGTGGTGGACGCCGCGCTCGTCTCGCTGCTCTGCGACGGCCGGATGCTCGTCGGCGGGCCCGGCATCGTCCAGGTCCGGCCCGGCGTGCGGGGCGGCGACCCCGCGCAGCGGGCCGTGCTCCAGGCCTGCCAGGGCGCCCCGTCCGGATGGCTCTACCAGATCCGCTACGCCGCCATGCGGGACCCGGCCGTACAGGAGACCGGCGACGCGCTGGCCGCCCGCGGGCTGATCGCGACGCCGGGCGGCCGCCACCGCTGGCTGCGCCACGGGGTGGTGCAGGCCGTGGTGTGCGGGGTGCTGCTGGTGCTCTCGCTGCCGCTGTCCTTCGTCGCCTTCGCGCTGCAGGACGGGCCCGTGAGCTTCCCCGTGCCGTTCATCGTGGAGGTGCTGCCCGTGCTGCTGGGCGGAATCGTCGTCGGCACCGTCGGGGCCTCCCGCGCCCGGCAGCGGATCACCCCGGCCGGGGCCGAGGCGCTGCGCGCCATCCGCGCGTACTACGGGGCCGACCAGAGCCCGTACGTCCAGACCTCGCTGTTCGGGCTGCGGGGCCTGCGGGACCCGTACCTGCGCGAGCAGCTGGTGCCGGCGGCCCGCGGGACCCGGCTGGCGGCGGCCCAGTCCCGTACCCGCTCCGGCGGTTCGGGATCCGACTGGGAATCGGGTGCCGCGGTGCTCCCCGTCGTCTGGTGCGCGGGCTCCGACGGCGGCGGATCCGGCGGGTCGAGCTGCGGGTCCTCCGGTGGGAGCGGCTGCTCCTCGGGGTCGGGCTGCGGGTCCTCCGGGAGCGGTTGCGGGGGCGGCGGATCCAGCGGGTCCAGCTGTTCCGGCGGCTCCGGCGGGTCGAGTTGTTCCAGCGGCTCCAGCGGATCGAGTTGCAGCAGTTCGTCCGGTTCCAGCTGCGGCAGCAGTTCCTGA
- a CDS encoding TIGR04222 domain-containing membrane protein has product MFWVLFLLLAWAGLLFACTRLLKAASELSEPPQVTGAHHHHDELNLYEAAYLAGGPERVAELTLLSMQRQRRLLLAHTGWATVVDPVGRDPHERSVLGAFGPDGQEPVTSVRSAVARDPAVRALADRLGEAGLTSRDGARREIHSGVRSVRQATVLVLAMAVAALCVPDPGTTTTMILCWFALPLILALGCLAIARVEGHGQSGWASPAGRRLLAELGREQGAPDSLTAVALRGRRAVTDPEVRAALTYGRRGRIPRQRGH; this is encoded by the coding sequence ATGTTCTGGGTCCTGTTCCTCCTCCTCGCCTGGGCAGGGCTGCTGTTCGCGTGCACCCGCCTCCTGAAGGCCGCCTCCGAACTGTCGGAGCCCCCGCAGGTCACCGGCGCGCACCACCACCACGACGAGCTGAACCTGTACGAGGCCGCCTACCTCGCCGGTGGCCCGGAGCGGGTGGCCGAGCTGACGCTGCTGTCGATGCAGCGCCAGCGGCGGCTGCTGCTCGCGCACACCGGCTGGGCGACCGTGGTCGACCCGGTGGGGCGCGATCCGCACGAGCGCTCGGTGCTCGGCGCCTTCGGGCCGGACGGTCAGGAGCCGGTGACCTCCGTACGGTCGGCCGTGGCGCGGGATCCGGCCGTACGGGCCCTCGCGGACCGGCTCGGAGAAGCCGGGCTCACGTCGCGGGACGGGGCCCGGCGGGAGATCCACTCGGGGGTCCGGTCGGTCCGGCAGGCCACCGTGCTGGTCCTCGCCATGGCGGTGGCGGCGCTGTGCGTGCCCGATCCGGGGACCACGACCACGATGATCCTGTGCTGGTTCGCGCTGCCGCTGATCCTCGCGCTGGGCTGCCTGGCCATAGCCCGCGTCGAGGGGCACGGGCAGTCCGGGTGGGCCTCCCCCGCCGGCCGGCGGCTCCTCGCGGAGCTGGGGCGGGAGCAGGGCGCGCCGGACTCGCTCACCGCGGTGGCCCTGCGGGGGCGGCGCGCGGTCACCGATCCGGAGGTGCGGGCGGCGCTCACCTACGGCAGGCGGGGGCGGATTCCGCGGCAACGGGGGCATTGA
- a CDS encoding alpha/beta hydrolase, protein MRMPRVSATVALAALALAASPPMTSGAEAAPPGPPGVTAGPSASGPSPSGPAGAARVAAEAAGAELVARLAGAAAARGGLPGPGRDPAPDRQGSRDGLEFGPCPVAEGLGPDVRCGTLRVPVDYARPFGEQTQILVSRVAASGAGGAGRQGALVYNPGGPGGNGLFFPLVADLPEWRRVGAAYDLVGYAPRGVGRSGRPLSCQDPAQYGRAPAGAAGAQPDAAAKESRIAAARAYARGCAERAGAALGSYTTLNNVRDLHVLRAALGESRLTFMGASYGTYLGAVYATLYPGHVRRMVLDSAVDPDPRKVWYGNNLAQAPAFERRWADFRAWAARHHAAYGLGSTPEAVQASYERVRAALAREPAGGVVGTGQLHSAYLRAAYYDEVWPGRAAALAAFLRGDPRPLVSLAAPDPAAAVEGENATAVYTATLCNDAPWPADWETWDRDNTELARTAPFETWANAFLNLPCAFWPVRERQRPVDVGSRPDAPLPRTLIVAAERDGATPYGGALELQRRLGPRAGLVTEEGAGTHGVVGGRNGCVDAHVERYLLTGDTSGWRVTCAPHPEPAPVSLDDRATTARGHPRALLPPVV, encoded by the coding sequence ATGCGCATGCCCCGGGTGTCCGCCACGGTCGCGCTGGCCGCCCTCGCGCTGGCCGCTTCCCCGCCGATGACCTCCGGCGCCGAGGCCGCTCCCCCGGGCCCGCCCGGGGTGACGGCGGGCCCATCGGCTTCGGGCCCATCGCCCTCGGGCCCCGCCGGGGCCGCCCGGGTGGCCGCCGAGGCCGCCGGGGCCGAGCTCGTGGCCCGGCTGGCCGGGGCCGCCGCCGCGCGCGGGGGGCTGCCGGGCCCGGGCCGGGATCCGGCGCCGGACCGTCAGGGTTCCCGCGACGGCCTGGAGTTCGGGCCCTGCCCCGTCGCCGAGGGACTCGGGCCGGACGTGCGGTGCGGCACGCTCCGGGTCCCGGTCGACTACGCCCGGCCCTTCGGGGAGCAGACGCAGATCCTCGTCAGCCGGGTCGCCGCCTCCGGCGCGGGCGGGGCCGGGCGCCAGGGGGCGCTCGTCTACAACCCCGGCGGACCGGGCGGCAACGGCCTGTTCTTCCCTCTCGTCGCGGACCTGCCCGAGTGGCGCCGCGTCGGGGCCGCCTACGACCTCGTGGGCTACGCCCCGCGCGGGGTGGGCCGCTCGGGGCGCCCGCTGTCCTGCCAGGACCCGGCGCAGTACGGCCGCGCCCCGGCCGGGGCCGCCGGGGCCCAGCCGGACGCCGCCGCCAAGGAGTCCCGGATCGCCGCCGCGCGGGCCTACGCCCGTGGCTGCGCGGAGCGGGCCGGGGCCGCCCTCGGCTCGTACACGACCCTGAACAACGTCCGCGACCTGCACGTGCTGCGCGCCGCGCTCGGCGAGAGCCGGCTGACCTTCATGGGGGCCTCGTACGGCACCTACCTCGGTGCGGTCTACGCCACCCTCTACCCCGGCCACGTCCGCCGGATGGTCCTCGACTCGGCCGTCGACCCCGATCCGCGCAAGGTCTGGTACGGCAACAACCTCGCCCAGGCCCCCGCTTTCGAGCGCCGCTGGGCCGACTTCCGTGCCTGGGCGGCCCGCCACCACGCCGCGTACGGGCTGGGCTCCACCCCCGAGGCGGTGCAGGCGAGTTACGAGCGGGTCCGGGCCGCGCTGGCCCGCGAACCGGCGGGCGGGGTGGTCGGCACCGGGCAGCTGCACTCCGCGTACTTGCGGGCCGCGTACTACGACGAGGTCTGGCCGGGGCGCGCCGCGGCCCTGGCGGCGTTCCTGCGCGGTGATCCGCGCCCGCTCGTCTCGCTCGCCGCCCCGGACCCGGCGGCGGCCGTCGAGGGGGAGAACGCCACCGCCGTCTACACGGCGACCCTGTGCAACGACGCCCCGTGGCCCGCCGACTGGGAGACCTGGGACCGCGACAACACCGAACTGGCCCGTACGGCCCCCTTCGAGACCTGGGCCAACGCCTTCCTGAACCTGCCCTGCGCCTTCTGGCCGGTGCGCGAACGGCAGCGGCCGGTGGACGTAGGGTCACGGCCGGACGCTCCGCTCCCCCGCACGCTGATCGTCGCGGCCGAACGGGACGGCGCCACCCCGTACGGGGGCGCGCTGGAGCTCCAGCGGCGGCTCGGGCCGCGGGCCGGGCTGGTGACGGAGGAGGGGGCCGGCACCCACGGGGTGGTCGGCGGACGCAATGGCTGCGTGGATGCTCACGTGGAGCGGTACTTGCTGACAGGTGACACCTCGGGGTGGCGTGTCACGTGTGCGCCGCATCCGGAGCCCGCACCGGTGTCGCTGGACGACCGGGCAACGACTGCCCGGGGGCACCCCAGGGCACTGCTGCCGCCAGTCGTCTGA
- the hemQ gene encoding hydrogen peroxide-dependent heme synthase: MTAPEKIPNAGKKAKDLNEVIRYTLWSVFKLKDVLPENRAGFADEVQELFDQLAAKDITVRGTYDVSGLRADADIMIWWHAETSDELQTAYNLFRRTKLGRALEPVWSNMALHRPAEFNKSHIPAFLADETPRDYVSVYPFVRSYDWYLLPDEDRRRMLKDHGMMARGYPDVRANTVASFSLGDYEWLLAFEADELYRIVDLMRHLRASEARMHVREEVPFYTGRRKSVADLVAGLA, encoded by the coding sequence ATGACTGCACCAGAGAAGATTCCCAACGCGGGGAAGAAGGCGAAGGACCTCAACGAGGTCATCCGCTACACCCTGTGGTCCGTCTTCAAGCTGAAGGACGTGCTCCCCGAGAACCGCGCCGGCTTCGCCGACGAGGTCCAGGAGCTGTTCGACCAGCTGGCCGCCAAGGACATCACCGTCCGCGGCACCTATGACGTCTCCGGCCTGCGCGCCGACGCGGACATCATGATCTGGTGGCACGCGGAGACCTCCGACGAGCTGCAGACCGCCTACAACCTGTTCCGCCGCACCAAGCTGGGCCGCGCGCTGGAGCCGGTCTGGTCGAACATGGCCCTGCACCGTCCGGCCGAGTTCAACAAGTCCCACATCCCGGCCTTCCTGGCCGACGAGACGCCGCGCGACTACGTCAGCGTCTACCCCTTCGTGCGCAGCTACGACTGGTACCTGCTGCCCGACGAGGACCGCCGCCGCATGCTCAAGGACCACGGCATGATGGCCCGCGGCTACCCCGACGTGCGTGCCAACACCGTCGCCTCCTTCTCGCTCGGCGACTACGAATGGCTGCTGGCCTTCGAGGCCGACGAGCTGTACCGCATCGTCGACCTCATGCGCCACCTGCGCGCCTCCGAGGCCCGCATGCACGTCCGCGAAGAGGTGCCCTTCTACACCGGGCGCCGCAAGTCCGTCGCCGATCTGGTGGCCGGACTCGCCTAG
- the hemG gene encoding protoporphyrinogen oxidase yields MHEADTRTDRPAPAGHVVVIGGGIAGLAAAHRLLAEGLRVTLLEAGPRLGGKLRSGELAGLRVDLGAESVLARRPEALELARAVGLGEALQPPATATARLWTRGALRPLPGGHVMGVPGDLGPLAASGVLSAEGLARAAAEDTLEPQEIGEDVALGEYVAARLGHEVVDRLVEPLLGGVYAGNPYRISMRAAVPQLFEAARTHASLGEGVRELQARAARSGQTGPVFSGIDGGIGRLPLAVAEACRAAGARILLDAPARELTRTATGWRVVADGADGAEVIEADGVVVAVQAGPAARLLDRIAPAAATELRGVEYASMALVTMALRRSELPAGIADGGASGFLVPPVDGRTIKASTFSSNKWAWAGADPDLFLLRTSVGRHGDEGDLERSDEELVEVSLADLGEAVGLAPTARPVASTVTRWDGGLPQYPVGHLGKVARIRSAVAALPGLAVCGALYDGVGIPACIASAGKAADVVIATLGAAGAPLAPTTDQHTGQ; encoded by the coding sequence ATGCACGAAGCGGACACGCGTACGGACCGGCCGGCCCCCGCCGGCCACGTCGTCGTCATCGGCGGCGGGATCGCGGGCCTCGCGGCGGCCCACCGGCTGCTCGCCGAGGGCCTGCGCGTCACCCTCCTGGAGGCCGGCCCGCGCCTTGGCGGCAAGCTTCGCTCGGGCGAACTGGCGGGCCTGCGCGTGGACCTCGGTGCCGAATCCGTACTCGCCCGCCGCCCCGAAGCGCTCGAACTGGCCCGCGCCGTGGGCCTCGGCGAGGCTCTGCAGCCCCCCGCCACCGCCACCGCCCGCCTGTGGACCCGCGGCGCGCTGAGGCCCCTGCCGGGCGGTCACGTCATGGGCGTCCCCGGCGACCTGGGCCCGCTCGCCGCCTCCGGAGTACTCTCCGCCGAGGGCCTGGCCCGGGCCGCGGCCGAAGACACCCTGGAGCCGCAGGAGATCGGCGAGGACGTGGCCCTCGGCGAGTACGTCGCCGCCCGCCTGGGCCACGAGGTCGTCGACCGGCTCGTGGAACCGCTCCTCGGCGGGGTCTACGCCGGCAACCCCTACCGCATCTCGATGCGGGCCGCCGTCCCGCAGCTCTTCGAGGCCGCCCGCACCCACGCCTCCCTGGGCGAGGGCGTACGGGAACTGCAGGCCCGGGCGGCCCGGTCGGGGCAGACCGGTCCCGTCTTCTCCGGCATCGACGGCGGCATCGGCAGGCTCCCGCTCGCCGTGGCCGAGGCCTGCCGGGCGGCCGGGGCCCGGATCCTCCTCGACGCCCCCGCGCGCGAGCTGACCCGTACCGCCACCGGCTGGCGCGTGGTCGCCGACGGTGCGGACGGCGCCGAGGTCATCGAGGCCGACGGCGTGGTCGTGGCCGTCCAGGCCGGGCCCGCCGCCCGGCTGCTCGACCGGATCGCGCCCGCCGCCGCCACCGAGCTGCGCGGGGTCGAGTACGCCTCCATGGCCCTGGTCACGATGGCCCTGCGCCGCTCCGAGCTGCCCGCCGGCATCGCCGACGGCGGCGCGAGCGGGTTCCTCGTACCGCCCGTGGACGGCCGGACGATCAAGGCCTCGACCTTCTCCAGCAACAAGTGGGCCTGGGCCGGGGCCGATCCCGACCTCTTCCTGCTGCGCACCTCCGTCGGCCGCCACGGCGACGAGGGCGACCTCGAGCGGTCCGACGAGGAACTGGTCGAGGTCTCCCTCGCCGACCTCGGCGAGGCCGTGGGCCTCGCGCCCACCGCCCGCCCGGTGGCCTCCACCGTCACTCGCTGGGACGGCGGCCTGCCTCAGTACCCCGTCGGCCACCTCGGCAAGGTGGCCCGGATCCGCTCCGCCGTCGCGGCCCTGCCGGGCCTCGCGGTGTGCGGAGCGCTGTACGACGGGGTCGGCATCCCGGCCTGCATCGCGAGCGCGGGCAAGGCCGCCGACGTGGTGATCGCCACGTTGGGGGCCGCTGGGGCACCCCTGGCACCGACCACTGATCAGCACACGGGACAATAG
- a CDS encoding DUF4349 domain-containing protein, translating into MHTQYRRFGRRPATALAALSLAGALALTGCAAGGDDKSMAKSDAAAPGQREAAGNGAAPAPAASGAPAPGADKNQPQAPAARTQIIRTATLTVETADAQKATAGARTAAENAGGYVGNETTKRDGDGVMTSTVTLRVPGERFDAVLAAMEGSGKLLDRKVEAQDVTQKVADVDSRVKSQQASVTRVREMMEKASGLSEVVTLEAELSKRQADLESLLAQQTALKDQTSLGTITLTFSEPSKQPVKAPEKPDPGFFDALVGGWAVFATAVQYLLMALAAASPFLLSGAFLALCFRQYRKWRPAKEKPDFPTARRLPAQNGPVWPGHTAATPAQPVNPARPVNPSRPGATPPPVQD; encoded by the coding sequence ATGCACACCCAGTACAGACGGTTCGGACGGCGCCCTGCGACGGCTCTGGCCGCCCTCTCCCTGGCCGGGGCGCTCGCGCTCACCGGCTGCGCGGCGGGGGGCGACGACAAGTCCATGGCCAAGTCGGACGCGGCGGCACCCGGGCAGCGGGAGGCGGCCGGGAACGGCGCGGCCCCGGCCCCGGCGGCTTCGGGCGCCCCGGCGCCGGGTGCGGACAAGAACCAGCCGCAGGCTCCCGCCGCGCGCACCCAGATCATCCGCACGGCGACGCTGACCGTGGAGACGGCGGACGCCCAGAAGGCGACGGCCGGGGCCCGGACGGCGGCGGAGAACGCGGGCGGGTACGTGGGCAACGAGACCACCAAGCGCGACGGTGACGGGGTGATGACCTCGACCGTGACCCTGCGGGTGCCGGGCGAGCGCTTCGACGCGGTGCTGGCCGCCATGGAGGGCAGCGGAAAGCTCCTGGACCGCAAGGTCGAGGCGCAGGACGTGACGCAGAAGGTCGCGGACGTCGACAGCCGGGTCAAGTCCCAGCAGGCGAGCGTGACGCGGGTGCGCGAGATGATGGAGAAGGCCTCGGGGCTGAGCGAGGTGGTGACGCTGGAGGCCGAGCTCAGCAAGCGCCAGGCCGATCTGGAGTCGCTGCTCGCCCAGCAGACGGCGCTCAAGGACCAGACCTCGCTCGGCACGATCACCCTGACGTTCTCGGAGCCGTCCAAGCAGCCGGTGAAGGCGCCCGAGAAGCCCGATCCGGGCTTCTTCGACGCCCTGGTGGGCGGTTGGGCCGTCTTCGCGACCGCGGTCCAGTACCTGCTGATGGCCCTCGCGGCGGCCTCCCCGTTCCTGCTGTCGGGCGCCTTCCTGGCGCTCTGCTTCCGGCAGTACCGCAAGTGGCGGCCGGCGAAGGAGAAGCCCGACTTCCCCACGGCGCGGCGCCTGCCCGCGCAGAACGGGCCGGTCTGGCCCGGCCACACGGCGGCCACACCGGCGCAGCCGGTGAATCCGGCGCGGCCGGTGAATCCGTCGCGGCCTGGCGCGACGCCGCCACCGGTCCAGGACTGA
- a CDS encoding FAD-dependent oxidoreductase — protein MANGTERLVVVGGDAAGMSAASQARRLKGPAELEITAFERGHFTSYSACGIPYWIGGLVDGPDELIARTPEEHRARGIDLRTRTEVVELDLAGQRVRARDLDSGSEYWTPYDKLVLATGARPVRPRLPGIGAHGVHGVQTLDDGQRLMADLERTAGRRAVVVGAGYIGVEMAEALLGRGFEVTVLHRGAQPMSTLDPDMGGLVHRAMNGMGIRTVARAEVTEILTDGEGRARAVVTAAGEEYPADVVVLGIGVEPRTALARAAGLPLGESGGLLTDLSMRVRGHENIWSGGDCVEVLDLVAGRMRHIALGTHANKHGQVIGSGVGGGYATFPGVVGTAVSKVCDLEIARTGLRERDALAVGLRFVTATISSTNTAGYYPDAAEMTVKMLAERRTGRLLGVQIVGGPGSAKRVDIAAVALTAGMTVDQIVSLDLGYAPPFSPVWDPVLVAARKAVSAVRAA, from the coding sequence ATGGCGAACGGCACGGAGCGACTGGTGGTCGTGGGCGGTGACGCGGCGGGGATGTCCGCCGCGTCACAGGCCCGGCGGCTCAAGGGCCCGGCGGAGCTGGAGATCACCGCGTTCGAGCGCGGACACTTCACCTCGTACTCCGCGTGCGGGATCCCGTACTGGATCGGCGGTCTGGTCGACGGTCCGGACGAGCTGATCGCCCGGACGCCCGAGGAGCACCGCGCGCGGGGCATCGACCTGCGGACGCGGACGGAGGTCGTGGAGCTGGACCTCGCGGGGCAGCGGGTGCGCGCCCGCGATCTGGACTCCGGTTCCGAGTACTGGACGCCGTACGACAAGCTCGTCCTCGCGACCGGCGCCCGGCCGGTCCGCCCGCGGCTGCCCGGCATCGGCGCGCACGGGGTGCACGGGGTGCAGACGCTGGACGACGGTCAGCGGCTGATGGCGGACCTGGAACGGACGGCGGGCCGCCGGGCGGTGGTCGTGGGCGCCGGGTACATCGGCGTGGAGATGGCGGAGGCCCTGCTCGGCCGGGGCTTCGAGGTCACCGTGCTGCACCGGGGCGCGCAGCCGATGTCCACGCTGGACCCGGACATGGGCGGCCTGGTGCACCGCGCGATGAACGGCATGGGGATCCGTACGGTCGCCCGCGCCGAGGTGACGGAGATCCTCACCGACGGGGAGGGCCGGGCCCGCGCGGTGGTCACGGCAGCCGGGGAGGAGTACCCGGCGGACGTGGTCGTCCTCGGCATCGGCGTCGAACCGCGCACGGCCCTGGCCCGCGCGGCGGGCCTGCCGCTGGGCGAGTCGGGCGGATTGCTGACCGACCTGTCCATGCGGGTCCGCGGCCACGAGAACATCTGGTCGGGCGGCGACTGCGTGGAGGTCCTGGACCTGGTGGCGGGCCGGATGCGGCACATCGCGCTGGGCACGCACGCGAACAAGCACGGCCAGGTCATCGGCTCGGGCGTGGGCGGCGGCTACGCGACCTTCCCGGGCGTGGTCGGCACGGCAGTGAGCAAGGTCTGCGACCTGGAGATCGCCCGTACGGGCCTGCGCGAGCGGGACGCCCTGGCCGTCGGCCTGCGCTTCGTCACGGCGACGATCAGCTCGACGAACACGGCGGGCTACTACCCCGACGCGGCGGAGATGACGGTCAAGATGCTGGCGGAGCGCCGCACGGGCCGCCTCCTGGGCGTCCAGATCGTCGGCGGCCCGGGCTCAGCGAAGCGGGTGGACATCGCCGCGGTGGCCCTGACGGCCGGCATGACGGTGGACCAGATCGTCTCCCTGGACCTGGGCTACGCCCCGCCCTTCTCCCCCGTCTGGGACCCGGTCCTGGTGGCCGCCCGCAAGGCGGTCTCCGCGGTGCGGGCGGCCTAG
- a CDS encoding NADAR family protein — MTWHGPTFRISDGETIDGAWCLVWCRHDWQDEYYPEDLFVYADGRISRGGYEATDLAGLARLLASGKVALTRPDGSERTAHPSKWLARYPEPRTDETFLAEVADEISRLAGRPTAGERLREAVRGYRQDTTEPNRSLLRDAYLAVPAHRRVFVLGDVDQQDRPLRILVTDLGEPVDGDGPVATPELHQGALDYFADVDAGVERAEQERAVRFADAPVGAPQPPVVLRETVYTRGWPAELGDFALRNDYDAPFTYEGETYPTVVHGYWALFAADRADHDRIRAAATAREAQELGAGAAGRPDWAARRLAVMAGLLRAKFAQHPRLAELLAATGEGAILYSGFDSPFWCDEGSRGGGRNWTGRLLELIRSELLATGAETA, encoded by the coding sequence ATGACATGGCACGGGCCGACGTTTCGCATATCCGACGGAGAGACCATCGACGGGGCCTGGTGCCTCGTGTGGTGCAGGCACGACTGGCAGGACGAGTACTACCCCGAGGACCTGTTCGTCTACGCGGACGGCAGGATCAGCCGCGGGGGCTACGAGGCGACCGATCTCGCCGGGCTCGCGCGACTGCTGGCTTCGGGGAAGGTCGCGCTCACACGGCCGGACGGCAGTGAGCGGACCGCCCACCCTTCGAAGTGGCTCGCCCGCTACCCCGAGCCGCGGACCGACGAGACCTTCCTCGCGGAAGTCGCCGACGAGATCTCCCGGCTGGCGGGCCGGCCCACCGCCGGTGAACGGCTCCGGGAGGCCGTCCGCGGCTACCGGCAGGACACCACGGAGCCCAACCGGTCCCTGCTCCGGGACGCGTACCTGGCCGTCCCGGCGCACCGGCGGGTCTTCGTCCTGGGGGACGTGGACCAGCAGGACCGGCCGCTGCGGATCCTGGTGACCGATCTGGGCGAGCCCGTGGACGGGGACGGACCGGTGGCCACGCCGGAACTGCACCAAGGCGCCCTGGACTACTTCGCCGACGTGGACGCGGGCGTGGAGCGGGCCGAGCAGGAGCGGGCCGTCCGCTTCGCGGACGCGCCGGTCGGGGCCCCACAGCCACCGGTCGTCCTCCGCGAGACGGTGTACACCCGGGGATGGCCGGCCGAGCTCGGCGACTTCGCGCTGCGCAACGACTACGACGCCCCCTTCACATACGAGGGGGAGACCTACCCCACCGTGGTGCACGGCTACTGGGCCCTCTTCGCCGCCGACCGGGCCGACCACGACCGGATCCGCGCCGCCGCGACCGCCCGCGAGGCGCAGGAGCTGGGCGCAGGGGCCGCGGGGCGCCCGGACTGGGCGGCCCGGCGGCTCGCCGTCATGGCCGGGCTGCTCCGGGCCAAGTTCGCCCAGCACCCGCGGCTCGCGGAGCTGCTGGCCGCCACCGGGGAGGGCGCGATCCTCTACTCCGGCTTCGACTCCCCGTTCTGGTGCGACGAGGGCTCCCGCGGCGGCGGCCGGAACTGGACCGGCCGCCTGCTGGAGCTGATCCGTTCCGAACTCCTCGCCACGGGCGCCGAGACGGCCTAG